The segment TCATGCAGCTGCGTCGaaggactcgttttaatttatgctTCTCTTAGGGTTGCGCGTGCTGTAAAGCAATTCACCTCCCGACCACTCGGCGGAGTAACGtatttgtcgaagacgaccttagagacgccttcttctTCgtggactgtttatttacatcaccactgcggctcctcagaGCCTCTTTCTGGAGGACAcatcctccagtcagtgacgggtttgacaggtggtcatactttcggatctcttcttcCAAACGCttttctatttggtccatattcgttcttctaaatcttccataGCTCTGCTCTGGTTGTTCCAAGCAggatatatattcatatactgtatatataaccctaaccccaaatatatatataaactgtacCTGTCATTTTATTGATGAATGAGGACTCTATAAATGAAATGTTAGTTCCTGTGGTAGGGTTTAACTGATGAATGGAAaacttctctctgtttgtttgtgctgcagctacgttcatattttattactgtactgtgattggctccaaaCAAGCTGTGATGTCATAAATATCAGTACCTGCCTTGAACTCAGATCTGAGGTGTGCACGGAGAGACGTGTGCACGTGTGATGCTCAAACTTTCCTCTGATAGTTGAACTAAACACAAAGACGTCTATTAGTGAGATGTGAGGCTCCCTGCTTGTTTTCTTATTAtccttatattatatatatattgtgttttacatcTGGATTCtctgctgtatgaatgtgacgcTCATAGTTTCATTGACTCTGCACATTTTATTTCCCCCCGCCCCGGGAGGTGTGACATCATAAATGAAATCATGACAGTAAAGTCAGGGCGTGCACGTTATATAACTTGTTGTCTGTGCACGGGCCTGTTTCCATGAGTCAGTTTGAAAGAATATGCAACGATGCCCTGATTTTACAAAACACCGTGATCCACAGTTTATTGTTGAGTCAGACACGAAACATCATAAACCAAACGTTCACATCTCAGACCGACCGCCTCCTGTTGCATCAATCAGCTGTTCAGGCTTTTTACTGTGTACCTGGTCCTCAGGTTTacggtgcattgtgggtaatttCTTCTCCTACTACATCACAACATTGACCCTGTGCTTCTCAGACATAAAGTGTTTCTGAATATTTACACTGTGTGaatcctcctgtctgtctcttaaCATCTGTACAGACTGATCTgggatataatatatattctaaagtatttaataaatatatatttatcatagaACTACTACAGTTGTCTGTGGGAGGCGTCGGTCACTCAGCTCAGCTgcatcataaaaaaatattacagtTATTACAAAGGAATCGAGAGACACTTTGCTTCACTTTACATGACGCCATTCAGATCCGAGGCTCATAAGCACTTCAGCAGGAAGAAGTTACAGAACGCTCCTCGGGGACAGTCGCACATCTTCCCGATCCGAGCTCCTTTCCTCACGGCACACTGCTCCCCCACatcacactgagagagagacacaggggtGAGCTCTGAGACACACTAGATCCATGAGGATCTAGATCCATCAAGATCTAGATCCATGATGATCAATGATGATATATATCAATGATGATCTATATCCATGATGATCTATATCAATGATGATATATATCAATGATGATCTAGATCCATGAGGATCTAGATCCATGATGATCAATGATGATATATATCAATGATGATCTAGATCCATGAGGATCTAGATCATGATGATCTAGATCAATGATGATCAATGATGATCTATATCAATGATGATCTATATCCATGATGATCTAGATCAATGATGATCTATATCAATGATGATCTATAACTATGATGATCAATGATGATCTATATCCATGATGATCTATATCAATGATGATCTATATCAATGATGATCTAGATCCATGATGATCTAGATCAATGATGATCAATGATGATCTATATCAATGATGATCTATATCCATGATGATCTAGATCAATGATGATCTATATCAATGATGATCTAGATCCATGATGATCTAGATCAATGATGATCAATGATGATCTATATCAATGATGATCTATATCCATGATGATCTAGATCAATGATGATCTATATCAATGATGATCTATATCAATGATGATCTATAACTATGATGATCAATGATGATCTATATCAATGATGATCTATATCAATGATGATCTATATCCATGATGATCTATATCAATGATGATCAATGATGATCTATAACTATGATGATCTATATCAATGATGATCTATATCAATGATGATCAATGATGATCTATAACTATGATGATCTATATCAATGATGATCTATATCAATGATGATCTATATCAATGATGATCAATGATGATCTATAACTATGATGATCTATATCAATGATGATCTATATCAATGATGATCAATGATGATCTATATCAATGATGATCTATATCAATGATGATCTATATCAATGATGATCTATATCCATGATGATCTATATCAATGATGATCAATGATGATCTATAACTATGATGATCTATATCAATGATGATCTATATCAATGATGATCAATGATGATCTATAACTATGATGATCTATAACTATGATGATCTATATCCATGATGATCTATATCAATGATGATCAATGATGATCTATAACTATGATGATCTATATCAATGATGATCTATAACAATGATTCTCTATATCAATGATGATCTATATCAATGATGCTCTAGATCAATGATGATCTAGATCAATGATGATCTAGATCCATGATGATCAATGATGATCTAGAGCAGTAATCAGGGATCTGTACCGTGGGGACTTGACCAAACTTCTTCTCCCACAGAGGAAGACGTTTTGCCTGAAGCTTCTCCAGAACTTCATGCAGAGCTCcgagctgaaacacacacacggctgtcactctctctctctatgtatcATCTcatattatacacacacatatatataatatcatattatacacatatataaacatataatctcataatatatacttatatatacatatcatctcatattacacaaacacacacacatacacacatatcaTCTCATATGATACACATATATAATATCATActatacacatatataaacatataatctCATAATATATACTTATATACACATATCATCTCATATTACccacatatatatatgcatataatcTCAtattacacacatatatatatacatataatctcatattacacacacatatatacatatcatCTCATATTTTGATTTCTAtctacatatataatatatttataatatgtaATCATATActtcatataaacatataatcTTACAACACAAAGAACATTCATGTATTCAGTGTCGGTgaattatttcaaataaaaactcTTTGAACATGAAGATGaggaatatttaatatttatgtcaatattaaatatttaaatgatttaatttataaaaaagtGGAAGATTTGTCCATAAAA is part of the Pleuronectes platessa chromosome 1, fPlePla1.1, whole genome shotgun sequence genome and harbors:
- the cart3 gene encoding cocaine- and amphetamine-regulated transcript protein-like; protein product: MQPRVPTMHGSRLLSALLCALLLVSGSAGSAGSAEMESSEELSRRALRDFYPKGPNLTSEKQLLGALHEVLEKLQAKRLPLWEKKFGQVPTCDVGEQCAVRKGARIGKMCDCPRGAFCNFFLLKCL